In Deinococcus maricopensis DSM 21211, the sequence GAGTTGCGCGACGGTCATCGGGCCGACGCCGCCCGGCACGGGCGTGAGCGCACCGGCGACGCTGCGCACGTCCGGGTGGACGTCGCCCACGAGGCGGGGGGGCTCGTCGGCGACCGCGTGGCGGTTCACGCCGACATCAATGACGGTCGCGCCGGACCTGACGTGTGCGGGCGTGATGAGGTGCGCGCGGCCCACGGCGGCGAACAGGATGTCCGCGGCACGGGTGACGGCGGAGAGGTCCGGCGTGCGGGAGTGCGCGACCGTGACGGTGGCGTCCCGGGCGAGCAGCATGGCCGCGAGGGGCTTGCCGACGATGTTGCTGCGCCCCACGATCACCGCGCGTTTCCCCGCGACCGGGACGGCGTAATGGTCGAGGAGTGCGAGGACGCCGGCGGGCGTGCACGGTGGAAGGCGCGTCTCGCCGCTCCACAGACCACCGACGTTCACGGGATGAAAGCCGTCCACGTCCTTGTCGGGGTCGATGGCGCGCAGGACGCGCGAGGCGTTCACGTGGGCGGGCAGCGGGAGCTGCACGAGGATGCCGCTTGCCGCCGGGTCGGCGTTGAGTCGCGCGATCAGCGCGAGTAGGTCCGCTTCGGGGGTGGCGTCCGGCAGGGCGTGCACGGTGCTGCGCAGGCCCACCTCGCGGGCCTTGCGGTCCTTGAGGCGGACGTAGCTGACGCTGGCGGGGTCGTCACCGAGGCGGATGACGTGCAGGTGCGCGCCGCCCGGCAGCGCCGCGAGGCGTTCGCGGGCGCGGGCGAGCAGGGCTTCCGCGGCGGGCGCGCCGGGCAGCGCGCGTGCCGTCAAGCGTCGTCTCCGCTGCCGTCCGGGCCGGGCAGCGGCAGGGCGCCCTGCTCCTCGATGGTGCGGGACACGCCGCTGAGGACGCCGTTCACGAAGCGGCCGGAGTCCTCGCCGCCGAACTTGCGGGCGACGCGCACGAAACTCTCGATGATGGGCGGGTGCGGGTCCTCGCCGCGCAGCATTTCCGCCGTGGCGAGGCGCAGGACGTTCAGGTCCGTCTGGGCCATCTGCTCGAAGGTCCAGCCGCGGATGGTGCGGGTGAGGAGGCTGTCCACCTCGGCGCGGCGCGCGGTCTGCGCCCCGAGCAGGTCCCGGGCGAAGTCCACGGCTTCGTCGCCGAGTTCCGGGTAGGTGTCGTCGCCGTGCGCCATGTTGAGGCGGGCGCGATTCAGGGCTTCCTGCAGGGGCACCTGCCCGCGTTCACTTTCGAACAGCACGCGGAAGGCGAATTCGCGCGCGGCGCGGCGGGAGTTGCTGGGGGCGCTGGCTTTCTCTCGGCGGCGCGTCAAGGTCAGGCGCCTTTCGGGAGCGTGAGGCCCAGGACGGTGACGTTCACGGCGCGGACCTTCAGGCCGGTCATGAGCTCCACGTTCTCGGTGAGGGCGCGCTGGGCGTTTTGCGCGAGTTTCACGAGGTTCTGGCCGTACTCGATGTTCACGCCGAGGTCGAAGCTGAGCTGCTCACCTTCGCGCTGGACCTTGATGGCGCGGGGGCGGCCACGGCCCGCCTGACGCTGCAGGACCTCACCGACCTTGATGGGGGCGGGCGCGACTTCGAGGCCCTCGATGCGGTCGAGGGTGGTGGTGGCGATGTCCAGGAGGACGTTTTTGCTGATGTCGAGTTCCACGGGGAACCTCCGGGTGGGGTGAAAGGGTGGGTTGGGGGTGGCAATGCGCCACCGGGTGACTCAGTGTAGCAGCGGCCTGCCCGGGACCCGCGCGGCGGGTGAGGCCGTGCCCGCGCGTGGACACGCCGGCCTCTCTCCCATCACCCTGCGTGCAGGCGGTGAAGGGTAAAGGCGCCCCTGCTCGGTCCAGCTGGACGGGGGCGTGCGTTTGCCGCAGACTCCGGAGGTGCTCAGGCGGGAGCGGTTGATGGCGCGCGTTCAGGGGACGCGCGCGCCGGTCCTGCTCGTGATGGGGCCCGTGGGGTATGGGAAGAGCGTGCTGCTGCAGGACCTGGCGAGCGTGAGCGCGGCGGTGTTCGCCGTGGCGAGCCGTGACGAGCCCGTGGCGGAGACGCTCCACCGCGCGCTCGCGAAAGTGGGCGTGGTGGCCGAATCGCTGGAGGCGGCGTTGGCGACCGTGCGCGCGCCGACGCTAGTGCTGGTCCCGCAGGCGCACGTGCTCGACCGGGCGCAGCAGGAGTCCCTGCTGGCGCTGGCGCTCGCGGGGCCGCCGGGCGTGCGGTGGGTGCTGGAGGTCCGGCATGCGCACCTGCCGGGCGTGCAGTCCGGCCTGCTGTCCGGTCGGCTCGATATCCTCGGCCCGGACGCGCTGCGGTTCACGCCCGAGGAGGCCGCAGCCCTGCAGCCGGACCTGAACCCCGGGGAGCGCGAGGACCTGGCGCGGCATGAGGGGTGGCCGACGGTGGTCGCGCATTATCACCTGCCGTACGTGCACCCGGAGGCGCTGTTCGAGGAGCTGGTGGGGGCGCTGCCGCCCACGGCGCGCCGGCTGATCGCGCACCTGCGCCGGCCGGACGACTGGTCGCAGGTGCGCGCCTCGAACCCGGACGTGCTCGCGCTGCTGGACGCGGGCCTGCCGCTTCTGGAGCGCCGGGGGGTGTTGCGGCCCACCGTGGCGTTCCAGTCATGGCTGCAGGGGGCGGGCGACGCGGCGCCGACCAGCTTCGAGGAGACGTACGTGGGCGTGCAGGTGCTGCTCCAGAGTGGGCATGTGGACGAGGGCGTGCGCGTCGCGGACGCGTTTGTCGCGGCGCACGAGGTGCCGGCAGGGCAGCAGGAGCATTTCCTGACCCTGCTGCAGGGTGTGGGGCAGGCGGCGCTGACGCCGCGCCTGCGGGACGTCCTGGCGTACGCGGCGGTCATGTGCGGGCGCGTGGAGTGGGGGTGGACGCTGGCGACGTGGCAGGAGCAGCAGGGGCTGGCGACGTTCACGACGTACAACACGTTGCTGGTGGCATCGGAGCGGCGCAATGACCAGTTCAGCAACTACCTGCGGTATTCCGAGCGGTGCGAGCAGCACGCCCGAACGCCGGGGGAGCACTTCCGGGTGCTGATTCAGCGGGCGTACGCGTGGATTCTGCAGTTGGACGGCGTGCAGGCGTTGCAGGCGTCCCTTGACGCGATGCGGTTCACGGAGAGCGATCCGGCGCGGATCACGACGGCGTTGGAGCACCGCGTGCAGGCGCATCTGCTGCTGCAGGACGCGGCGGGCGTAGAGGCCGCGTACCGGGAGGCGGTGGCCGTCGCGGACGCGTGGGGGGACAGGCGGCTGCTGCGCGGCGTGAACATCCTGATGGCGGAGTACCTCAAGGACGTCGGGCGTTACGACGACGCGGCGCGGGTGCTGGACGATGCGTTGTTCGACGGTGCCGCGGAGCGTCCGGACGGCGCGGAGTACCACCAGCTGGTACGGGGGTACGTCGCCTCGGATCTGGGTCGGTACGTGGAGGCGACGTCGCACTTCGAGCGGTCAGTGGCGCTGTTCGAGGACCGGCAGCACTATGTCGGCATCATCATGCCGCTGACGTTTCTGGTGTACGTGCTGTGGCGGCTGGGAGATGTGGAGCGCCTCAGGGGGTACGCTGAGCGGTTGCGGACTGTGGTCCGGCTCTACTGGAATGACGTTCCGGCGGGTTCGACGGAGGCCGCGAGTGTGTATCCGCTTGCCGAGGGGCTGCTGGCGTACGTGGAGGGCGACGTGGATCGGGCGCTGGCGTGCGTGGAGGGCATCCGGACGGCGCGCGCGGAGTATTACGATTCGGTGCTGCTGGCGGCGCTGCTGACGTGTCAGTGGCGTTACGAGCGTGGGGAGCTGACACCGACGCATGTGTCGCGATTGTTGCAGTTCAGCGCGGCGCGGCCGCTCGGGAGTGACGCGACGCTGCGGGCGCACGCGGGCCGGCATCACCGGGCGTTGCTGGCGTTCTGTATTGAGCGGGGGTGGGGGGCGGCGCGGCTGGAGGCCTGCCTGTCGGCGCGCGGCGGGCGTGCGCGGTCGGCGGTGACGCTGCTGACCGCGCCGCCGACATGGTCGGGGACGGAGGAGGCGCGGACGGTCCTGCGTCCGGTGGAGGCGTTGCTGCTGGCGTACTGCGTGGATCGGGCGGCGCGTGGGGAGGGGGCAGCGACGGTCGACGAGGTGCGGCGTGACGTCTGGGGTGGTCAGCGGTCCAGGGCGACGGTGGCGTCCCAGCTGAGTCGGGTGCGGCGTCGCCTGCGGGCGGACCGGCACGCGGTGGCGGTGCTGTCGGGCACGTCCGCCGTGGGGGATGTGGCGTTGGATGTCACCGAGGCCGGCGCCGCAAGCCAGCTTCCGGCCATCCTGGCTTTTCTGGGTGCGCTCCGACACTGGGACCAGTACGCGGAGTTCGGTGGGGGGTGGGTGTTGGAGACGCAGCGCCGGCTGGTGCAACGGGCGAAACGAGCGGTGCAGGGTCTGCCGGACCTGGGTGTGGGGGTGCGCGCGGACCTGTGGTTGCGGCTGTGGCGCGTGGCGCCGGAGGATGAGGAGGTGCAGGCGGCCCTGAGTGCCCTGCTGCTTCACCCGGCGCTCTCGCCGCTCGCGAGAGTGTTCGCGGCGGAGCGGGGGTGGGACGCTGATCTGGTGGACGTGGCGCTGCATGTCCTGCGGACGCAGGTGGATCTGGGAACCGCCTCTGCAGACACGTGAGTTTTCTGCTTTTCAAATGGTATCTTGACTCATCGGAAGCTCATTTGATGGTGCAATCCCTGCGCTCTAGGCTGCAAGCATGACGCCGATGATCGCCGACCACTTCGTGGCCGACGCCCCCCACGCCGGCCTGTTCGCAGTTTCCACCGCAGAAGCCGGGCTGGCCATCCGTCTCGACGGTGGCCTGATGGTGGCCCTGCACGCCACCCGCTCCGCGCCGCAGATCGTCGCAGATGAACTCTGCTGCCCGGCGGTGATGGCGCACCTGCGGCAGAGCCATGCCCGCGTGATGGTCGGCCTGCACCGCATGACCGGCCTGCACCTGCTGCTCCCCGTGGACCCCAGTCCCCTGGCCCCCAGTGCCCGCGACACTCTGGAGCGCGCCCGCCTGCTGCGCGACACCACCCTGCACATGCTCGACCCTCAGGGGCTCTGGCTGCGCGCCTCGGACGCCGCCACCTGCACCGCCCTCGCCGCCGCCTACCCGGACAGCGCCCACGCGCACGAGTGGGCACTGACCTCCTCGCTCGCGCCCTGGCCGGACGTTCTGAGCACCGCGGAACAGCAGGGCACCCCGGGACTGATGGTCGCGGACTTCGGGCCGCATACCCCCCTCGCGCACACGGCGCTGCTGCAGCGCACGGCAACGCCGGGGAGCCCCGTGCCGGCCGCGCTCGCGCAGTACGCGCCCTTCCGCGCGCAACCCCACACGGACCACCTGGGAACGCCCGCTCACTGAGCTTGCAGCTGCAGGCGGGGCCCACTCGATCCTGAGTGGGCCCCGCCTGCAGCTGCTGATTCAGGGGACTGGGGGTGCGTCGCGTTCGGTCAGCAGGGCCCCGAGGGCCGCCTCGTCGAGGATGGTCACGCCGTTCTCGCGGGCCTTGTCGAGCTTGCTGCCGGCGTCCTCTCCGGCAAGCAGGTACGTCGTTTTCTTGGTGACGCTCCCGCTGATGCGCGCGCCGAGCGACTCCAGGTGGGCCTTGAACACGTCGCGGGGTCGGCTAAGCGTCCCCGTGATCACGAACGTCGTCCCGGCGAGCTGCTCGCCTTGGGGCGCGTCGACCTCCTCGACGGTGTTGAGGTCGGCGGCGCGCAGGCGCCCGAGCAGGTCCGTCATGGTTGCGTCGTGCAGGGCTGCGTGGACACTCTGCGCGAGGGTTTCGCCGACGCCGTGAATGGACGCGATCTGCTCGGGCGTGGCGGCGAGGAGCGCGTCCAGGCTGGGGAACGCGCGCGTGAGCACCTGCGCGTTGCGTTCGCCGACGCCGGGCATACCGAGGGCGTTCACGAGGCGCCACAGCGGTTGCTTCTTGCTTTCCTCCAGTTCGCGCAGGACGTTCTGCGCTTTCTTGGTGCCGCTGCGCTCCAGCCCCGCGAGCTGCGCTTCCGTGAGGCTGTAGAAGTCGGCGGCGTCCCGCACGAGGCCGCCCTGCAGGAGTTGCTCGATGAGCTTCTCGCCGAGGCCGCGGATGTCCATGGCGCCGCGGCTCACGAAGTACCGCAGCCGTTCGTACGCCTGCGCGGGGCACGCGGGGTTCACGCAGTAGGTGTTCGCGTCCCCTTCGGCGCGGACGGCGGCGTGACCGCATTCCGGGCAGTGCGTGGGGAACTCGAAGGGTTCGCTGTGGTCCGCGCGGAGCTCGGTGAGGTTCCGGACGATTTCCGGGATGACGCCGCCGGCTTTGCGGACGAGGACGGTGTCGCCGATGCGCAGGTCGAGGTTGCGAATGAAGTCCTCGTTGTGCAGCGTGGCTTTGCTGACGGTGCTGCCCTCGATGAGGCGCGGTTCGAGGTGCGCGAGCGGCGCGAGCTTCCCAGTGCGGCCGACGTTGATGGTGATGCTCAGGAGTTTCGTCTGGACTTCCTCGACGGGGAACTTGTACGCGATGGCCCAGCGGGGCGCGCGGCTCGTGAAGCCGGCGTCCTCCTGGGCGCGCAGGTCGTCGAGTTTGATGACGGTGCCGTCCGCGTCGAACGGGAGGTTCGCGCGGTCCGCGACCATGCGGGCGTGGTATGCGGCGGCCGCTGGGAGGCCCTGAACGCGTTCGCTGTACGCGCTGGTCGGGAAGCCCTGCTCCGCGAGCCAGGTCAGGACGTCCCATTGCGTGCGGGCGGGCACGCCGTCGCGTTTGCCGAGGGCGTACAGGATGGCGCGCAGGCGGCGTTTCGCGGTTTCTTTCGGGTCTTTCTGCCGGAGGGCGCCGGCGGCGCCGTTGCGGGGGTTCTTGAGGAGCGGCAGCCCGAGTTCTTCGGCGAGGGCGTTGTAGCTGGCGAACTCCTCGCGGCTGAGGTACACCTCGCCGCGCACTTCCAGTTCGCCTTTGAGGCCGGGCAGGGTGCGGGGGATTTCCGGGATGGTGAGGACCTGTTCGGTGACGATCTCCCCCACCACGCCGTTGCCGCGCGTGGCAGCCCACTGCAGGACGCCGTCCACGTAGTAGAGGTTGACGCTGAGGCCGTCGATTTTGAGTTCGCAGGTGTAGGCGTAGTCGGCGGTGTCCGGGGCGGCGCCGAGCGCGCGCGCGAGTTTGGCGCCCCAGTCCGTGAGTTCCTCGTCGTTGAATACGTTGTCGAGGCTGGTCATGGGTGTGGGGTGCGTGACGGGCTGGAAGGCGCTGCTGGGGGCGCCACCGACCTTCTGCGTGGGCGATTCGGGCGTGATCCATTCGGGGTGTGCGGCCTCGGCGGCGCGCAATTCCCGCATGAGCGCGTCATACTCGGCGTCGCTGATTTCGGGGGTGTCCTGCTCGTAGTAGAGGCGGTTGTGGTGTTGGATGGTCTGGATCAGTTCCCGGTAGCGGGCCTCGGTCATGGGGGAAGCCTACCACTCAACTACGCTGTGGGCGGAACGCTTTTGGGCCCTCAACATGCCGGACTTTACATCTGCGTGGAGCGTTCATGAAAATGAGAGATGTTTTACGGAGGCTGTGCACGCCCATGAGGAGCGTCACAGAACATCGTCCTGCTCAGCGTTCTGCGCTTTTCCCTGATCTGGAGCTGACATGCAGGCCTCTGGCTTGCATGAGAATGACATCAGAATCGTTTGTTTATTTCCCCATTGTATTCGCTATACTCCGTTGCGGGAATCACCCCAGGAGGAATAACAACCATGAAAAAAGCACTGACCCTCGGTCTGCTTGCCGCCCTCAGCGGTGCCCTTGCCCAAGGTAGCCTTCGCGTCGGCATGGCCTACGACGCTGGCGGTAAATTCGACAAATCCTTCAACCAGAGCGCCTACGAAGGCAGCCAGCGTGCCGCGAAAGCGGGCGGCGTCACCGTCAAGGACTTCGAACCCACTGACCCCAGCCAGGTCGTGCAGGGCATCCGCAGCTTCGCGAACGACGACTTCGACCTGGTCATCGGCGTCGGCTTCAACAACAACGCCAGCATCACCACGGTCGCGAAGGAAAACCCTGACCTCGCGTTCGGCCTGGTCGACGACGTGAGCCCCCAGAAGAACGTCGCCAGCCTGCTGTTCGCCGAAGAGCAGGGCAGCTACCTGGTCGGCTACCTCGCCGGCATGAACAGCAGCACCGGCGTGGTCGGCTTCGTGGGCGGCATGGACATCCCCCTGATCCACAAGTTCGAAGCGGGCTTCACCGCGGGCGCCAAGGCCGCGAACAAGAACGTCAAGGTGCTCGCGCAGTACGTCGGCACCACCCCTGAAGCCTGGAACAACCCCAGCAAGGCCAAGGAAATCGCGGCCAGCATGAAGGCCAAGGGCGCGGACATCATCTTCGCGGCCGCGGGCGGCAGCGGTAAGGGCGTCGTCGACTACATCAAGCAGACGCAGTGCCTCAAGGCCGGCAGCCTGCCCAAGGGCGTGACCTTCAAGACCAACAACTTCGCCAAGGTCGCGAAGAGCGCCAGCTACGCCAGCGCCTGCGCCGGCAACACCCGCCCGATGTTCTTCATCGGCGTGGACAGCAACCAGAACTACCTGGGCGACTTCGACAACAAGCCCACCACACTCAACCACGGCCTGACCAGCATGCTGAAGCGCGTTGACAACGCCGTGTTCGCGCTGATCAACGACGTGAAGGCCGACAAGTTCAAGGGTGGCGAACGCCGCTTCGGCCTGAAGGAAGGTGGCGTCGGCTACGCCGTCGACCAGTACAACAAGGCGCTGATCCCCAGCAGCCAGATCGCCAAGGTCGAAGCCATCAAGGCCCAGATCATCAGCGGCAAGATCAAAGTCCCCAGCAAGTAAGCCGGGCAAAGGGGAGGGGCGGAACGCGCGCGTTCCGCCCCTCCCCTTTTGGCATTTCGGCGTGGCTTACGCTTCCGGCACCGTGGACGCCCGGACCGCCCGGGGAACGCGGGGGCGCGTCAGCCACGCGTGCAGGACGCGTGCGCCGCCACGCTTGGTCGGCATGTACCAGACGAAGAACAGCAGGCGCATCAGCCAGCCCAGGCGCCCCGTGAACTGCATTCCCTTGAGTTCCGTGATGCCCTGACCGACCCGGAAGGCCGCCCCCTGCCCCAGCCCGCGGTAGGCGAAGGGCCGAGGCGCGCGCCCCTGCACGGCGCGGCCGATGTTACGCCCGGCGCACATGCCGTGCTTCATGGCCCACAGGGCATTGGTGGGGCAGGCGCCTCCGGTGACCGGGTGGGTGACGTGCGCGGCGTCACCGCCCGCCCAGATGTTGGCGTACCCCGACACGCGCAGCGCGTCGTCGGTGAGCAGGCGCCCGTCCGGGTGGCGCGGCAATTCGTTCAGTCCGGGGACGTCCTGCGCGGCGAATCCGGCGGTGACCAGAACCAGGTCGGCGGGCAGGTGCGCGCCGCTGCTCAGGCGCGCGCCGCGGGCCGTGACCTCCTGCACGCGGCATTCGCGGAGGATGTGAATTTCGCGCGCGCGCAGGGTCTGCTCGGCATACTCCGCGAGGTGCTGGTACTCCGGGCGGAGGGTGGTGAGGAGCTGCGGGGTGGCGGACGCCAGGTGAATCTGAAGTTCGGCGGGCGTGAAGCGCTCGCGCAGCGCGGCGGCCATTTCCACGCCGGCAAAGCCGCCGCCGACGATGAGGGCGCGCGCACCGTTGGGGGACCACGTTTGCAGGTGTTGGTGGAGGCGCTGCATGTCAAGGGTGTCTTTCAGGCCCCAGCCGTGTTCGCGCAGGCCCGGAAGGCGGTCGAACGGGTCGCGGGCGCCCACGCCGACCAGCAGGTGATCGTAGGGCACCACCGTGAGCGCGCCGTTGGCCTGCGTGACCTGCACGGTCTGGGTGTCCGGGTCCACGCGTGTGGCGCGGCCCAGCACGAGGCGCGCGTGGGGGAGCACGTCGGTCAGGGGCGTGAGGGTGCGCTCCAGCGGGAGCACGCCGGCGAGCACTTCGCCCGTCCAGCCGTGGAAGGTGTGGTACGGCTCCGGGGTGATGACGGTGATGCGCGCCGCGCCGCGCCGCACGTCGCGCCCGAGGGTGCGCATCAGCGAGCGGTACGCGTCGATGGTCACGTAGCCTCCGCCGAGCAGGACGATGTCGGTCATGCCAGCACCGGTTGCCGCGCGTGGGGGGTGACGGTGAGGGGGCGACTGAAGCTGTGCGGCGCCGCGATGTGGAACCCGAGGTCTGCGTGGGCGCGTGCCAGTTGGAGCATGTGTTCGGCCTGGTCCACGGAGGAGGCCCCGATGGAGAAGTGGCCTGCGTGGCCGCTGAGGCCCAGCAGGAGCGTTTCGGCGAGGCAGGCGTAGGCGACGCCGCGGGGCAGGCCGATGCTGCCGCGCATGCGCATGCCTGGTATCTCCACGAGGCCACCGTCGATGATGGTGACGTCCGGGCGCGTGTGGAGCAGGGCGGCGTCGGTGTTGCGGGGTTGGGTGTCGTCCAGGACGACGGCGTGCGGTTTGAGGTGTTCGCTGCGCAGCAGCGCTTCGGTGGCGCTGGTCAGCAGGACCACGAGGTCGGCGCCGCGCGCGTCGATCATTGTGGTGGAGGCGTGGGCGTCGGCGCCGCTGGCGGCGATGTCGTCGCGCAGTGCGTGGAGGCGTTCGGGGTTGCGGGCGATGAGGGTGAGGCGCCCTCGGTGGCGGCGCGCGAGGAGGCGGGTGAGGCAGGCGCCGACGCTGCCGGTGGCGCCCACGAGGGCAATGTGCGCGCGGTCCGGGTCGGGGGTGTACTGGAGGGCCTGGTGGACGCCCTGGAGGGTCATGGCGGCGGTGAAGGCGTTGCCGTTGGTCACGCCGATGTCGGTGCGGTGGGTGAGGGTGGCGCCGCCCCGGGTGGCGGGGGCGTTGAGGCCGCCGAGGCCGACGACGCGCGCGCCGAGGTCGCGGGCCCGGCTGACGGCGTCCTCGAGTTTCGCCTGCACTTTCGGGCGGGGCAGGTGGAGGAGCTGGGCGGCGGTGAGGGGCACGGTGATGAGGTGCGCGGCCAGGGTATCGGGCGCGTCGGTGTAGCGGATGTGGCCGGTGACGAGCGGAGGAATGGGGAGTCGGCGCAGGGCCTGGGCGTAGACGCTGTTGGGAATCCGGGCGAGTGC encodes:
- a CDS encoding bifunctional 5,10-methylenetetrahydrofolate dehydrogenase/5,10-methenyltetrahydrofolate cyclohydrolase; translated protein: MTARALPGAPAAEALLARARERLAALPGGAHLHVIRLGDDPASVSYVRLKDRKAREVGLRSTVHALPDATPEADLLALIARLNADPAASGILVQLPLPAHVNASRVLRAIDPDKDVDGFHPVNVGGLWSGETRLPPCTPAGVLALLDHYAVPVAGKRAVIVGRSNIVGKPLAAMLLARDATVTVAHSRTPDLSAVTRAADILFAAVGRAHLITPAHVRSGATVIDVGVNRHAVADEPPRLVGDVHPDVRSVAGALTPVPGGVGPMTVAQLLMNTVTAAHHHAHP
- the nusB gene encoding transcription antitermination factor NusB, which encodes MTRRREKASAPSNSRRAAREFAFRVLFESERGQVPLQEALNRARLNMAHGDDTYPELGDEAVDFARDLLGAQTARRAEVDSLLTRTIRGWTFEQMAQTDLNVLRLATAEMLRGEDPHPPIIESFVRVARKFGGEDSGRFVNGVLSGVSRTIEEQGALPLPGPDGSGDDA
- a CDS encoding Asp23/Gls24 family envelope stress response protein; amino-acid sequence: MELDISKNVLLDIATTTLDRIEGLEVAPAPIKVGEVLQRQAGRGRPRAIKVQREGEQLSFDLGVNIEYGQNLVKLAQNAQRALTENVELMTGLKVRAVNVTVLGLTLPKGA
- the ligA gene encoding NAD-dependent DNA ligase LigA, giving the protein MTEARYRELIQTIQHHNRLYYEQDTPEISDAEYDALMRELRAAEAAHPEWITPESPTQKVGGAPSSAFQPVTHPTPMTSLDNVFNDEELTDWGAKLARALGAAPDTADYAYTCELKIDGLSVNLYYVDGVLQWAATRGNGVVGEIVTEQVLTIPEIPRTLPGLKGELEVRGEVYLSREEFASYNALAEELGLPLLKNPRNGAAGALRQKDPKETAKRRLRAILYALGKRDGVPARTQWDVLTWLAEQGFPTSAYSERVQGLPAAAAYHARMVADRANLPFDADGTVIKLDDLRAQEDAGFTSRAPRWAIAYKFPVEEVQTKLLSITINVGRTGKLAPLAHLEPRLIEGSTVSKATLHNEDFIRNLDLRIGDTVLVRKAGGVIPEIVRNLTELRADHSEPFEFPTHCPECGHAAVRAEGDANTYCVNPACPAQAYERLRYFVSRGAMDIRGLGEKLIEQLLQGGLVRDAADFYSLTEAQLAGLERSGTKKAQNVLRELEESKKQPLWRLVNALGMPGVGERNAQVLTRAFPSLDALLAATPEQIASIHGVGETLAQSVHAALHDATMTDLLGRLRAADLNTVEEVDAPQGEQLAGTTFVITGTLSRPRDVFKAHLESLGARISGSVTKKTTYLLAGEDAGSKLDKARENGVTILDEAALGALLTERDAPPVP
- a CDS encoding BMP family lipoprotein codes for the protein MKKALTLGLLAALSGALAQGSLRVGMAYDAGGKFDKSFNQSAYEGSQRAAKAGGVTVKDFEPTDPSQVVQGIRSFANDDFDLVIGVGFNNNASITTVAKENPDLAFGLVDDVSPQKNVASLLFAEEQGSYLVGYLAGMNSSTGVVGFVGGMDIPLIHKFEAGFTAGAKAANKNVKVLAQYVGTTPEAWNNPSKAKEIAASMKAKGADIIFAAAGGSGKGVVDYIKQTQCLKAGSLPKGVTFKTNNFAKVAKSASYASACAGNTRPMFFIGVDSNQNYLGDFDNKPTTLNHGLTSMLKRVDNAVFALINDVKADKFKGGERRFGLKEGGVGYAVDQYNKALIPSSQIAKVEAIKAQIISGKIKVPSK
- a CDS encoding NAD(P)/FAD-dependent oxidoreductase, translated to MTDIVLLGGGYVTIDAYRSLMRTLGRDVRRGAARITVITPEPYHTFHGWTGEVLAGVLPLERTLTPLTDVLPHARLVLGRATRVDPDTQTVQVTQANGALTVVPYDHLLVGVGARDPFDRLPGLREHGWGLKDTLDMQRLHQHLQTWSPNGARALIVGGGFAGVEMAAALRERFTPAELQIHLASATPQLLTTLRPEYQHLAEYAEQTLRAREIHILRECRVQEVTARGARLSSGAHLPADLVLVTAGFAAQDVPGLNELPRHPDGRLLTDDALRVSGYANIWAGGDAAHVTHPVTGGACPTNALWAMKHGMCAGRNIGRAVQGRAPRPFAYRGLGQGAAFRVGQGITELKGMQFTGRLGWLMRLLFFVWYMPTKRGGARVLHAWLTRPRVPRAVRASTVPEA
- a CDS encoding Semialdehyde dehydrogenase NAD --binding protein: MNFRQPVAFLIHPRVNVAADLAQLFHPALARIPNSVYAQALRRLPIPPLVTGHIRYTDAPDTLAAHLITVPLTAAQLLHLPRPKVQAKLEDAVSRARDLGARVVGLGGLNAPATRGGATLTHRTDIGVTNGNAFTAAMTLQGVHQALQYTPDPDRAHIALVGATGSVGACLTRLLARRHRGRLTLIARNPERLHALRDDIAASGADAHASTTMIDARGADLVVLLTSATEALLRSEHLKPHAVVLDDTQPRNTDAALLHTRPDVTIIDGGLVEIPGMRMRGSIGLPRGVAYACLAETLLLGLSGHAGHFSIGASSVDQAEHMLQLARAHADLGFHIAAPHSFSRPLTVTPHARQPVLA